One Rossellomorea aquimaris DNA window includes the following coding sequences:
- a CDS encoding glycosyltransferase family 4 protein, with translation MNVMYMSSRPPYPPHKGDQLIAWEQIKQLKANGYQVHLITFVKSEQEKELVIDKLAPYCKEVILFTTHPLQSLLRSLKTIYNLKPIQVNLFFHPKVKERVMDIYKRINPEIIHVQTARVAEYFIDTNVPKCIDMIDALSLNMERRAKTESNWLKPLFQLESQLMRRYEQEILKKFDRAMIVSESDKKYLSNGHIVVNPNGTSITKQHLSHYPNTTKKKIILFHGNMQYYPNVEAVVDFVKEVWPHIHHAYPEYQFYIVGKDPVKKVTALHGKDNVVVTGFVEDICSRLLQAQIGIYPMKSGTGMQNKIVESMACGLPTIAYPIALQGISGRRGDELICTGSKEEIIAAIKGLIESPELQEHYAVTGQAFVQSNYSWEHNCSRLIQTWKDAVMHRNHKPSEKMVQMLLH, from the coding sequence ATGAACGTAATGTATATGTCTTCCAGGCCACCATACCCACCACATAAAGGGGACCAACTGATTGCGTGGGAACAGATCAAGCAACTAAAAGCAAATGGCTACCAAGTTCATCTGATTACATTTGTAAAGTCGGAGCAAGAAAAGGAGCTCGTTATTGATAAGCTTGCCCCTTACTGTAAGGAGGTCATTCTATTTACTACCCATCCACTACAAAGTCTGCTCAGGTCGTTAAAAACGATTTATAATTTAAAACCAATTCAAGTCAACCTATTTTTTCATCCTAAAGTAAAAGAACGTGTGATGGATATTTATAAAAGGATTAACCCGGAAATTATTCACGTCCAGACTGCCAGGGTTGCCGAGTATTTCATCGATACCAATGTCCCGAAATGTATCGATATGATTGATGCTCTTTCACTGAATATGGAGCGGCGTGCCAAAACTGAAAGCAATTGGCTAAAGCCGTTATTCCAGTTGGAGTCACAACTGATGAGGCGATATGAGCAAGAGATATTGAAGAAGTTTGACCGGGCAATGATCGTTTCTGAAAGTGATAAAAAATACTTAAGTAACGGACATATTGTCGTAAATCCAAATGGAACCTCTATCACGAAACAGCATCTGTCCCATTATCCTAACACCACAAAGAAAAAAATCATCCTCTTTCATGGAAACATGCAATATTATCCAAATGTCGAAGCTGTTGTTGACTTTGTAAAAGAGGTTTGGCCACATATTCATCATGCATACCCGGAGTACCAATTTTATATTGTAGGAAAAGATCCGGTAAAGAAAGTGACAGCTTTGCATGGCAAAGATAATGTGGTGGTTACCGGGTTTGTTGAAGATATATGTAGTCGACTACTACAAGCGCAAATTGGTATTTATCCAATGAAATCAGGTACAGGAATGCAGAACAAAATTGTGGAATCGATGGCGTGCGGACTACCGACAATCGCTTATCCAATAGCTTTGCAGGGGATTTCAGGAAGGAGAGGGGATGAGCTGATTTGCACGGGAAGTAAAGAAGAGATAATTGCAGCTATTAAGGGTCTAATTGAAAGTCCAGAATTACAAGAACATTATGCAGTTACAGGCCAAGCTTTTGTCCAAAGCAATTACTCCTGGGAACATAACTGTTCCAGGTTAATCCAAACCTGGAAGGATGCCGTTATGCATAGAAATCATAAACCATCGGAAAAAATGGTACAAATGCTACTTCATTAG
- a CDS encoding sugar phosphate nucleotidyltransferase, with product MRIVLLSGGSGKRLWPLSNDARSKQFLKVLKNENGKMESMVQRVWRQLRKVNLADEAIVTTSSSQVEMLHTQLGSNIPVVVEPERKDTFPAIALAAVYLYSVERCSLDEVIGVLPVDPFVEDHFFENVTELERALHESGADLALLGVTPTYPAEKYGYIVPESGMPANYIKVSKFCEKPNEIAAKKMIHQRALWNCGVFSFRLGYIIQLLKCKNIPVQYEALLKYYSQLKSNSFDYEVVEKATNIIAIPYSGYWKDLGTWNTLTDEMKTPVIGNGVISNDVMKSCIVNELEIPIILIGVEDIVVAASPDGLLVTDKKSSHKIKEYVSHFHDGPMYEEYWWGWSRVLEYSKKEVGTETLTEKVHLTAGRNLHDQGRGSREVWTVTAGEGTLVLNDEFSKVGPGTTLTIPAGKTYSWKAGSDMELIVIRSGEHLMEHRRKNSRLDVALKKPVYSKYS from the coding sequence ATGCGGATTGTATTGTTATCAGGAGGCTCAGGGAAGCGGTTATGGCCGCTTTCCAACGATGCTAGGTCCAAGCAATTCCTAAAAGTCCTGAAAAATGAAAATGGAAAGATGGAGTCAATGGTTCAGCGTGTATGGCGGCAGCTCAGGAAAGTAAACCTTGCTGATGAGGCAATTGTCACAACAAGTAGTTCTCAGGTGGAAATGCTCCATACCCAGCTCGGTTCGAATATTCCCGTGGTGGTCGAGCCAGAGCGGAAGGATACGTTTCCTGCAATCGCATTAGCTGCCGTATATCTTTATTCCGTGGAAAGATGTAGCCTGGATGAGGTCATAGGAGTACTGCCTGTTGATCCATTCGTGGAAGATCACTTTTTTGAAAACGTAACCGAGCTTGAGCGTGCGCTGCACGAGAGTGGTGCTGATTTAGCTCTCCTGGGGGTAACACCGACCTACCCAGCTGAAAAGTATGGGTATATTGTTCCGGAAAGTGGAATGCCAGCCAACTATATTAAAGTAAGCAAGTTTTGTGAAAAGCCGAATGAGATAGCAGCTAAAAAGATGATCCATCAGCGGGCACTTTGGAATTGTGGAGTGTTTAGTTTCCGGCTGGGTTATATTATTCAACTGCTAAAATGTAAAAATATCCCTGTGCAATATGAAGCTTTACTGAAGTATTACAGTCAGCTCAAATCCAATAGCTTTGATTATGAAGTAGTCGAAAAGGCGACCAATATCATCGCCATTCCATATTCAGGATACTGGAAAGATCTTGGAACGTGGAACACCCTGACGGATGAAATGAAAACCCCGGTAATCGGAAATGGGGTCATAAGTAATGATGTAATGAAGTCTTGTATCGTGAATGAACTGGAAATTCCCATCATATTGATTGGAGTGGAGGATATCGTGGTGGCTGCAAGCCCGGATGGATTGTTGGTGACGGATAAAAAGAGCAGCCACAAAATCAAGGAGTATGTTTCCCATTTCCACGATGGACCGATGTATGAAGAGTACTGGTGGGGATGGAGCAGGGTTCTTGAGTATAGCAAAAAGGAAGTAGGGACAGAAACACTCACAGAAAAAGTTCATTTGACCGCAGGCAGGAATTTACATGATCAGGGTCGAGGGAGCCGGGAAGTGTGGACGGTAACGGCAGGTGAAGGAACATTGGTCTTGAATGATGAATTCTCTAAAGTCGGCCCCGGTACCACCCTTACGATTCCAGCAGGGAAAACCTATTCCTGGAAGGCGGGAAGTGATATGGAATTGATCGTCATCCGGAGCGGGGAACATCTAATGGAACATCGAAGAAAAAACAGCAGGTTAGACGTTGCCTTGAAGAAGCCAGTCTATTCGAAGTACTCATAG
- a CDS encoding NAD-dependent epimerase/dehydratase family protein, with protein sequence MKVLITGGAGFIGSHIVEALLDTQYEVVVVDNLVTGHLKNIPPQVRFYQQDVRRNIDDLFAKEQPDYVIHQAAQVSVSHSFIDPLYDCEENIIGTLNILQACVRHNVKKVVFASTAAVYGNPIYLPVDEAHPLKPISFYGLTKEHAEKCIQIFAKTHHLDYSILRYANVYGPRQDARGEAGVIAVFIEKLIRGEAPIIFGDGKQTRDFIYVKDVARANVAALTNGNKETLNIGTGQEISIQEIIKQLANIVGESIQPILRPEREGDIRSSVLQIDRAQLMLHWLPCHSLPKGLWETVQFYKQESLAGLRR encoded by the coding sequence ATGAAAGTGTTAATAACTGGTGGAGCGGGCTTTATTGGATCACATATTGTGGAAGCGCTATTAGATACACAATACGAGGTTGTCGTGGTAGACAATCTAGTGACAGGTCATTTGAAAAATATTCCTCCTCAGGTGCGTTTCTATCAGCAGGATGTTCGGAGGAATATAGATGATCTTTTTGCCAAAGAGCAGCCGGATTATGTCATTCATCAGGCAGCACAAGTGTCTGTAAGTCACTCTTTCATAGACCCTTTATATGATTGTGAAGAAAATATTATTGGTACACTCAACATCTTACAAGCTTGTGTTCGTCATAATGTCAAAAAAGTGGTATTTGCATCAACTGCAGCCGTATACGGTAACCCAATCTATCTTCCCGTAGATGAAGCGCATCCCCTTAAACCTATATCCTTTTATGGACTGACTAAAGAACACGCAGAAAAGTGTATCCAAATCTTCGCAAAAACTCATCATCTTGATTATTCCATTTTGCGTTACGCCAATGTTTATGGGCCAAGGCAGGATGCAAGGGGAGAAGCTGGAGTCATAGCTGTCTTTATTGAGAAATTAATACGAGGAGAAGCACCTATTATATTTGGGGATGGAAAGCAGACCAGAGACTTTATCTATGTCAAAGATGTAGCACGTGCAAATGTTGCCGCGTTAACAAACGGTAATAAAGAAACCCTTAATATAGGGACGGGTCAGGAAATATCAATACAAGAAATCATTAAGCAATTGGCAAACATTGTGGGGGAGTCTATCCAGCCTATTTTGAGACCAGAAAGGGAAGGGGACATTCGCTCAAGTGTATTACAAATTGATCGGGCACAATTAATGTTGCACTGGTTACCTTGCCATTCACTTCCAAAAGGATTATGGGAAACCGTTCAATTCTATAAGCAGGAATCTCTTGCAGGTTTGAGGAGGTGA
- a CDS encoding Wzz/FepE/Etk N-terminal domain-containing protein, with amino-acid sequence MREQMDIKEFFRIFKRRVATVIITTICVSLLSGAAIFFLLKPTYEAKEYILIGNFGHDGEVYTDTQTINRLIASTVDFITSPIVLETVQDQFNLSPEEMEERITVKNNSDSQIISIVIRDNDMERSGELAHLLATTSVEKMKSSLEMEDITMLNKKEEANKPEKVGSPIVNLLIGTMVGLFCGIGLALLKDHWDDSVQGIAHIEEELGMPVLGVVASTKDGLPKVYRKQFIKPKGNVGKGGEIHAKSH; translated from the coding sequence ATGAGGGAACAGATGGATATTAAAGAATTCTTCCGTATATTCAAACGAAGGGTAGCGACCGTTATAATCACCACAATCTGCGTTTCGCTATTAAGTGGTGCTGCTATTTTTTTCTTATTAAAACCCACTTATGAAGCAAAAGAATATATCTTGATAGGGAACTTCGGTCATGACGGGGAGGTATACACTGATACCCAAACGATTAACAGGCTAATTGCTTCAACTGTTGATTTCATTACCAGTCCGATTGTCTTGGAGACTGTACAGGATCAATTCAACCTTTCCCCAGAAGAGATGGAGGAAAGAATCACAGTAAAAAACAATTCAGATTCCCAGATTATTTCGATTGTTATACGAGATAATGATATGGAACGGTCTGGGGAGCTTGCTCACCTTTTGGCTACCACTTCAGTGGAAAAGATGAAGAGTTCTTTGGAAATGGAAGATATAACAATGCTCAATAAAAAAGAGGAAGCAAACAAACCAGAAAAAGTGGGAAGCCCAATCGTAAATCTATTGATAGGAACGATGGTGGGGTTATTTTGTGGTATTGGATTAGCTTTGTTAAAAGACCACTGGGATGATTCCGTACAAGGTATAGCTCACATTGAAGAGGAATTGGGTATGCCAGTGTTAGGTGTAGTGGCATCCACTAAAGACGGTCTACCGAAAGTCTACCGAAAACAGTTTATAAAGCCAAAAGGAAATGTGGGAAAAGGAGGAGAAATCCATGCAAAGTCCCATTGA
- a CDS encoding oligosaccharide flippase family protein gives MRESRNSIVKNVFHLFYSTALSSIMNAAALIVLASFIHTEDYGRFSVVLAFAMIMAYLSEAGLNQIVLREGAKKEAPIPEIMASFLKLRLALTLATIVIGFFLIHWIYQNDTELIILSYCLIFPLVTGISMQSISITYFQMLEKMQYSGLIRIISAGLLITVVMVGKWFYIDPKIVFFLYGSAYFLAGCFGIFWTVKNLTFSFKSSFYKGLRKNWVPFMVTGLLFILLPQIGPIVLEQTLSWKEVGYFSVAYRIPQALQQVPFIIAGAFYPVLFRLFQAGDHQEHVRKSISQVKLMGIVGMLAAIPFYHLSDFVIALLFGERWMEAAFLLKVLSLVMVFQGVSIALGDGLTTRALQSRRMIIQAIAVASGVLFYTVFSRFYGLSGAATAGVLIELVLLFGLLFWHPDRTILFKRAVFPYMSTFFLSLLAVELFLSSFPILAFCIHFILILSLAGLDKEWRKKSMEIWRKSSLYQKWKVKFRKEAHDGVS, from the coding sequence ATGAGGGAGAGTAGAAATTCCATTGTGAAAAATGTTTTTCATCTGTTTTACAGTACCGCGCTATCTAGCATCATGAATGCAGCAGCATTGATTGTTCTTGCGTCTTTTATCCACACAGAGGATTATGGAAGATTTAGTGTGGTGCTCGCCTTTGCTATGATCATGGCCTATTTATCGGAGGCCGGCTTAAACCAGATTGTTCTGCGTGAAGGGGCGAAAAAAGAAGCCCCTATTCCTGAAATCATGGCCTCTTTTTTAAAACTGCGCCTAGCATTGACACTGGCAACGATAGTGATTGGTTTCTTTTTAATTCATTGGATTTACCAAAATGACACGGAATTAATTATTCTTTCCTACTGCTTAATCTTCCCGCTTGTGACCGGGATTTCCATGCAGAGCATCAGTATTACCTATTTTCAGATGTTGGAGAAAATGCAATATTCCGGATTAATACGAATCATCTCCGCGGGGCTGCTGATTACCGTTGTCATGGTCGGAAAATGGTTTTACATAGATCCTAAGATCGTCTTTTTCCTATATGGATCTGCCTATTTTTTGGCTGGATGCTTTGGAATATTCTGGACGGTGAAAAATCTGACATTTTCCTTCAAATCGTCATTTTATAAAGGGCTGCGCAAGAACTGGGTTCCTTTTATGGTGACAGGTTTATTGTTTATCCTTCTCCCGCAGATTGGTCCAATTGTATTGGAACAGACACTGTCATGGAAAGAAGTCGGTTATTTCTCTGTAGCTTACAGGATCCCGCAAGCTTTGCAACAAGTACCCTTTATCATTGCCGGCGCATTTTATCCAGTCTTATTCCGTTTATTCCAGGCTGGTGACCATCAGGAGCATGTAAGGAAGAGCATCTCACAGGTGAAACTGATGGGGATCGTTGGTATGCTGGCAGCCATACCTTTTTATCATCTCTCTGATTTTGTCATCGCACTTTTATTTGGGGAGAGATGGATGGAGGCCGCGTTTTTACTGAAGGTATTATCCTTGGTCATGGTTTTTCAGGGAGTCAGCATCGCTCTGGGGGATGGGTTGACGACAAGGGCCCTCCAGTCGAGAAGGATGATTATACAGGCTATTGCTGTAGCGTCGGGGGTGCTTTTTTATACTGTATTTAGTCGGTTTTACGGTTTGTCAGGAGCAGCGACAGCCGGAGTTCTCATTGAATTGGTCCTGTTATTCGGATTATTGTTCTGGCATCCAGATCGGACTATCCTGTTCAAACGAGCAGTCTTCCCATATATGAGTACCTTTTTTCTCAGCCTTTTGGCGGTAGAATTATTCTTATCTTCTTTCCCGATCCTTGCTTTTTGTATTCATTTTATCCTTATTCTTTCCCTTGCAGGGCTGGACAAGGAATGGAGGAAGAAAAGCATGGAAATTTGGAGAAAGTCTTCTTTGTACCAAAAATGGAAGGTGAAATTCAGAAAGGAGGCACACGATGGGGTATCCTGA
- a CDS encoding O-antigen ligase family protein, which produces MGYPDATNLPRNSLMLFLLLFSVMLGKYHIYIGFAFKPYMIYLVILVLFLAAFFRFQKLQVFEVMLLFFYLVYVLSGAFSLYATSSLRVMLGIILYVIFYILMKGILGMFKKRELENGIANAGLLFNGGSLLLYVWGLKSNGFSLLGDGVIRYGAWFDRDYPRLIGLIEDPNYFVFYNTLFFTFYLCKRDSWKNNFGLFLCLITSVLTFSRGGLLILMVIFMVYFILNKPANQWRLIISTFSFLSVAWVASYLMGFRVLDILQNRFQDFSNDGGSGRLELWGRAWAFFSSNPLFGIGASNFADYNAFKYGDQLVVHNTFLEILTESGLIGLLIYVLFVITVLLQIFKANIHRKYPFLFLTFLGFIFQMMFLSLIFNDMFLLFLAILSTYCSYEREIGLMNENVHMIEEAG; this is translated from the coding sequence ATGGGGTATCCTGATGCAACTAACTTACCGCGAAACAGCCTGATGCTGTTTCTATTACTGTTTTCAGTGATGCTTGGCAAGTATCACATATACATAGGCTTCGCGTTCAAACCGTATATGATTTATTTAGTCATTCTCGTCTTGTTCCTTGCGGCTTTCTTTCGATTTCAAAAACTGCAGGTTTTTGAGGTGATGCTCCTTTTCTTCTATTTGGTGTATGTATTATCCGGAGCTTTTTCCCTGTATGCTACTTCCAGCTTAAGAGTTATGCTGGGGATTATTTTATATGTCATATTCTATATCCTTATGAAAGGAATCCTCGGCATGTTCAAGAAGAGGGAACTGGAAAACGGGATTGCGAATGCTGGGCTTCTATTTAATGGTGGGAGTCTTCTCCTTTATGTGTGGGGGTTGAAAAGCAATGGGTTTTCCTTACTTGGAGACGGAGTGATACGATATGGGGCTTGGTTTGACCGCGATTATCCCAGATTAATCGGCCTGATAGAGGACCCGAACTATTTCGTATTTTATAATACGCTTTTTTTTACTTTCTATCTTTGTAAACGTGACTCGTGGAAAAATAATTTCGGGCTCTTTTTGTGTTTAATAACGAGTGTACTCACGTTTTCTAGAGGTGGGTTGTTGATTCTTATGGTAATCTTCATGGTATATTTTATCCTGAACAAGCCTGCTAACCAATGGCGGTTAATTATTTCTACCTTTTCTTTCCTTAGCGTTGCATGGGTGGCAAGCTACCTTATGGGTTTCCGTGTCCTGGATATACTTCAGAACAGGTTTCAGGACTTTTCCAATGATGGTGGAAGTGGAAGGCTTGAGTTATGGGGGCGTGCTTGGGCTTTTTTTTCATCCAATCCTTTGTTCGGAATTGGAGCTAGCAATTTCGCCGATTACAACGCTTTTAAATACGGTGATCAACTTGTCGTTCACAATACATTCCTGGAAATTTTGACAGAATCGGGACTTATCGGATTACTTATCTATGTTTTGTTTGTCATCACCGTACTGCTTCAAATTTTCAAAGCTAATATTCATAGGAAGTATCCTTTTCTCTTTTTGACTTTTCTTGGGTTCATTTTTCAAATGATGTTTCTGTCTCTTATTTTTAATGACATGTTCTTACTATTTCTAGCAATCTTATCTACATACTGTTCCTATGAAAGAGAAATTGGCTTGATGAATGAAAACGTACATATGATAGAGGAGGCAGGATAG
- a CDS encoding glycosyltransferase family 4 protein, which produces MNVLMLTDKLTIGGAENYFIKLENKMTGSDFHLYTAAGGGELTDQIANKHNYMELSRKNHFLNLWRLGRHINKQEIDVIHANSLRMVLYAGCLRMLAWNRKMKIVYTKHNITSLEKFPKLFSSLMNHCITGIITVSEYEKRVLVQYGVKEDKITTVYNGVDLEKFPFTEKPQPKVFKVGILARLSPEKNHSLFLDIAATMKEEKDLHFYIAGDGPERESIQEKIQKLRINNRVTLLGEVQEPHQFIQSMDALLLTSEREVFPMVILEAMATGTPVITINKGGISEAIADGETGMMVNSHSVKAFCEKISSLKSNWELRKMIISAAHQKVVKNFTSKQMVTHTLKQY; this is translated from the coding sequence ATGAACGTATTGATGTTGACGGATAAGTTGACAATAGGAGGAGCAGAAAATTATTTCATTAAGTTGGAAAACAAAATGACCGGCTCTGACTTCCATCTTTATACTGCTGCAGGTGGAGGAGAACTTACCGATCAAATCGCCAATAAACATAACTATATGGAATTATCCAGGAAAAATCACTTTCTGAATTTATGGCGACTCGGCAGGCATATCAATAAGCAGGAAATCGACGTCATCCATGCGAACAGCCTGCGGATGGTCTTGTATGCTGGATGTTTAAGGATGCTTGCCTGGAATCGAAAGATGAAAATTGTCTATACCAAGCATAATATCACTTCTCTTGAAAAATTCCCGAAATTATTCTCGTCATTGATGAATCATTGTATAACAGGCATCATTACGGTAAGTGAGTACGAGAAAAGAGTACTCGTACAATACGGTGTCAAGGAAGATAAGATCACCACTGTTTACAATGGGGTTGATTTAGAAAAGTTCCCTTTTACGGAAAAGCCCCAGCCAAAGGTATTTAAAGTTGGTATCCTGGCGAGGTTGTCGCCGGAAAAAAATCATAGTTTGTTCTTAGATATTGCCGCTACTATGAAGGAGGAAAAAGATTTACATTTTTATATTGCAGGCGACGGGCCAGAACGGGAGTCTATCCAGGAAAAGATTCAAAAGTTAAGAATCAACAATCGGGTAACTTTACTGGGTGAAGTACAAGAACCCCATCAGTTTATCCAATCGATGGATGCACTCCTGCTTACCTCAGAGAGGGAGGTATTTCCCATGGTCATTCTAGAGGCAATGGCAACAGGAACTCCTGTGATAACCATTAACAAAGGGGGGATATCGGAAGCCATAGCAGACGGGGAAACGGGAATGATGGTAAACAGTCATAGCGTAAAAGCTTTTTGTGAAAAAATCTCTTCATTAAAATCTAATTGGGAACTAAGGAAGATGATCATTTCTGCTGCTCATCAGAAGGTAGTCAAAAATTTCACATCTAAGCAAATGGTTACGCATACTTTAAAACAATATTAA
- a CDS encoding MFS transporter, which yields MNVVNQNHKEDWLRNIILFLSSQTISLFGSSLVQYAIMWHITLETESGLMMTLFIICGFIPTFLLSPVAGVWADRYNRKLLIVLSDGLIATSTLVLAILFLMGYDSIWLLFVMAAVRALGTGIQTPAVGAILPQIVPKEKLTKVNGANGSIQAVIMFVSPMVSAALLGMASIEIIFFIDVITAAIAIITLLAFLKISVHEKAAGKQTTSYFSDFKQGLQYVNSHGFLKKFFLFFSIFFVLMAPAAFLTPLQVTRSFGDDIWRLTAIEIAFSIGMMAGGAIIASWGGFKNKIATMTFSSLIMGFCTFALGIVPVFWFYLVFMALFGVAMPIFNTPTMVLLQEKIEENYLGRVFGVMGMISTSMMPIGMLIFGPLADIIAIEWLLIGTGVLTILLSIMLGRDQVLIEAGKPAPALE from the coding sequence ATGAATGTAGTAAATCAAAATCATAAGGAAGATTGGTTAAGGAATATCATTCTCTTTTTAAGCAGTCAGACGATCTCGTTATTCGGGTCGTCCCTTGTACAATACGCGATCATGTGGCATATCACGTTAGAGACGGAGTCCGGGTTGATGATGACGTTGTTCATCATTTGCGGATTTATCCCGACCTTCCTTTTGTCCCCGGTTGCGGGTGTCTGGGCGGATCGGTATAACCGGAAGCTGTTGATTGTGTTATCGGATGGACTGATCGCGACTTCAACGCTGGTTCTCGCGATTCTCTTCTTAATGGGATATGATTCGATCTGGCTGCTGTTTGTCATGGCAGCGGTCCGGGCCCTTGGGACAGGGATTCAGACACCGGCTGTGGGTGCAATTTTGCCGCAGATTGTCCCAAAGGAGAAGCTGACGAAGGTGAACGGGGCAAATGGAAGCATTCAGGCTGTCATTATGTTCGTGTCACCGATGGTCAGTGCGGCATTACTTGGGATGGCATCGATTGAAATCATTTTCTTCATCGATGTCATTACAGCAGCCATTGCAATCATCACACTGCTGGCCTTTTTAAAAATATCGGTGCATGAGAAGGCAGCGGGCAAACAAACAACAAGCTACTTCAGTGACTTCAAGCAAGGCTTGCAATATGTCAACAGCCACGGGTTCCTGAAGAAGTTCTTCCTGTTCTTCTCCATCTTCTTTGTCCTGATGGCACCTGCGGCCTTTCTGACCCCGCTGCAGGTCACCCGGAGCTTCGGGGACGATATTTGGAGACTGACGGCCATCGAAATTGCCTTTTCCATCGGGATGATGGCAGGTGGAGCCATCATTGCTTCCTGGGGCGGATTTAAGAATAAGATTGCCACGATGACCTTCTCAAGTTTGATTATGGGATTCTGCACCTTTGCCCTTGGCATCGTTCCGGTCTTTTGGTTCTATCTCGTGTTCATGGCATTATTCGGAGTGGCCATGCCGATTTTCAATACACCGACAATGGTGCTGCTGCAGGAGAAAATCGAAGAGAATTACTTGGGAAGAGTCTTTGGAGTCATGGGGATGATCTCCACCTCGATGATGCCGATTGGAATGCTGATATTCGGACCCTTGGCAGATATCATCGCCATTGAATGGCTACTCATCGGAACAGGCGTATTGACCATCCTCCTTTCCATCATGCTGGGCCGCGACCAAGTGTTGATCGAAGCAGGAAAGCCTGCACCTGCCCTAGAGTGA
- a CDS encoding DNA-binding protein: protein MTKNPTPESELPKMSKPANRELHNAGFYRLEQFTSVSESDILKIHGVGPKAVRILNEALKEKGLSFAKKL from the coding sequence ATGACTAAAAACCCAACACCAGAAAGCGAATTACCTAAGATGAGTAAGCCCGCGAACCGTGAGCTTCATAACGCCGGGTTTTATCGCCTTGAACAGTTTACCAGCGTGTCGGAATCCGATATCCTGAAGATTCATGGGGTAGGACCGAAAGCAGTGCGAATTCTGAATGAGGCTCTGAAAGAAAAAGGGCTGTCTTTTGCAAAAAAATTATAA
- a CDS encoding DNA alkylation repair protein, with the protein MDSQTVMQELEALGKERSKKMYISNGAHEPVFGVATGAMKPIARKIKKDQALAEELYATGNYDAMYFAGVIADPKAITEADFDRWIDGAYFYMLSDYVVAVTLAEADIAQDVADKWIASGEELKMSAGWSCYCWLLGNRKDEEFSEKKLAGMLEQVKETIHHAPERTKSAMSNFVTTVGISYVPLHELALQTAKEIGPVEMVREGKKNSTLKAADDILKQVERGKIGFKRKYVRC; encoded by the coding sequence ATGGATTCACAAACGGTAATGCAAGAGCTGGAAGCACTCGGCAAGGAACGAAGCAAGAAAATGTACATATCCAATGGTGCTCATGAGCCGGTATTTGGCGTCGCGACAGGAGCGATGAAACCGATTGCGAGGAAAATCAAGAAGGATCAGGCGTTGGCTGAGGAGCTTTATGCTACAGGGAACTACGACGCCATGTACTTTGCCGGCGTCATTGCCGATCCGAAAGCCATAACGGAGGCAGACTTTGACCGTTGGATCGATGGGGCGTATTTTTATATGCTGTCCGATTACGTGGTGGCGGTCACTTTGGCTGAAGCCGATATCGCACAAGACGTTGCCGATAAGTGGATCGCAAGTGGTGAAGAGCTGAAAATGTCAGCGGGGTGGAGCTGCTACTGCTGGCTGCTCGGGAATCGCAAGGACGAAGAGTTTTCGGAAAAGAAGCTCGCGGGAATGCTGGAACAAGTGAAAGAAACCATCCACCATGCACCTGAACGAACGAAATCGGCGATGAGTAATTTTGTCACGACAGTCGGAATTTCTTATGTCCCCCTTCATGAACTGGCTCTTCAGACGGCAAAAGAGATCGGACCTGTTGAGATGGTACGGGAAGGGAAAAAGAACAGCACCCTGAAGGCTGCCGATGATATTCTGAAGCAAGTGGAGAGAGGGAAGATTGGGTTTAAGCGGAAGTATGTGAGGTGTTAG